The Planctellipticum variicoloris DNA window ACACGTTCACAACTTCCGGAAGGAGGTGCGGACCGAACACGAAGGCGAATCGCAAACGCACGGACCGAACAGACCGTGAACAGGAGGGGGACCCGCTGGCTCAGCGGGGAAGCACGGGGAGATCGGCGGGGAGCCGACGTTCGTCAGCCGATTCTGTCAGCTCGATCCAGTCCTTCAGCTTCGCACCGCTGTTGACCGTCTCGCCCCCAGTGGCGAGGAAAAATCCCTCTTGCCGCAGCCCGGCGTCGATGTTGAGGACCGGGTTGGCGTCGGCCGTAAACCGAGCCCGCCCGATCGCCAGCCAGTTTCCATTCGTGCTGCGGACCCAGCCGTTGCCAAATCGAGCTTCGCGGATTTGCGTCGCCGAGACCCGGTTCCGGCGGAAATCTTCGAGAAAACAGTAGCAGCCCCGCAATGGCTTGCCGCCGTTTGGCGCCGAGAACGTCACCAGCCGCCGCCACGTCTCCTCTTTGGGCAGGTACAGGAACCCGGAGTATTCCGTCCGAGCAGCATCGATGCGGCTGGTCAGCAGACAGCGATACGTCACGCCCGTCTGCCAGTCGAACGGAAAGAACGACTGTCCGCCGCTCCCTTCGTTGCCAAAGCGCCCGGCCCGGACGGCGGGATCGTTGTAGACCACCTGCACCCGGCGTTCTTCCGGCGTCGCCTGCGGATCGTTGTTTTCGGAATCCCAGACGGAAAAAATCGCCAGTTTCTTACCGTCCGCCAGTTCCTGGAGGCCGAAGTATCCCTGATCCCACCCGCAGACCATGAAGAACGAGCCCGGGGCCGACTTCTCGATCGTGACTTCGTTGTAGAACGCCGTGCCCGCGGGAGCATCGAAGCCCAGATGGACCGATCGACAGGCGACGCCCTTCAGACCTTCATCTGCAACGACCGTAGAATGCCACAGAGCCAGAAAACCGACCAGAAGACCGAAAATCGCTCGATCTGCACTGGTCCGGCCCATGCGTCGCCCCCCGCCGTGAGAGTGAGAAATCCGCTC harbors:
- a CDS encoding DUF3472 domain-containing protein, which gives rise to MGRTSADRAIFGLLVGFLALWHSTVVADEGLKGVACRSVHLGFDAPAGTAFYNEVTIEKSAPGSFFMVCGWDQGYFGLQELADGKKLAIFSVWDSENNDPQATPEERRVQVVYNDPAVRAGRFGNEGSGGQSFFPFDWQTGVTYRCLLTSRIDAARTEYSGFLYLPKEETWRRLVTFSAPNGGKPLRGCYCFLEDFRRNRVSATQIREARFGNGWVRSTNGNWLAIGRARFTADANPVLNIDAGLRQEGFFLATGGETVNSGAKLKDWIELTESADERRLPADLPVLPR